The window GTGCCGGGCGAACTCGTCCAGCTCGACGAAGGATCCCTCGTCCAGCAGCAGGGCTACCCGCTCACGCGCCGTCAGCTTGCCCTTGGCGTGCTGCTTCTCCACGGCACGCGCGGATCCGGCGTGGGTGGCTTCGTCGATGCGGCGCTGCAGATCCGCGATCTTGCCCGCGGTGGTGTGCATGTCGATCGGCTCTGACGGATGTGACATCGGGGTCGCGGCTCCCTGCGTGGTGTCAACTGCCTGGTCAATTGATTGACTACTGCTGGCTACTGGTGCGTAGCGTATCGGCGGGCATGGCGCTCGGCAGTGCGGCGTTTGACACACCTACATTGGGTTGCATGACGCCATCAGATGCCTCAGCAGGAGCTTCCTCCGGTCGTTGGTCGAGCCTGGACCGGCCGCCGCTCAATGCCGCCGCCCTCACGCGGGCGCTCGTCACCGGGGACGGTCTGTGGACCTCGCTGGAGGTCGTCGCCAGTACCGGGTCCACCAATACCGACCTTGCCACGCGGGCGGCGCAGCTGCCCGAGGGAGCCGTGTTCGTCGCCGAGGAGCAGAGCGCCGGGCGGGGGCGGCTCGACCGGAGCTGGGTCGCTCCCGCGCGCTCGGGGCTGTTCTTCTCCGTCCTGTTCAAGCCGGGCGACGCGGTGCCGCAGGAGCGGTGGGGGTGGCTGACCCTGCTGGCCGGCGTGGCCACCGCGACGGGGCTGTCCCGGGCGGCCGGCGTGGACACCGCCCTCAAGTGGCCCAACGACCTGCTGGTCAGCGTCGAGGGCGAGGAGCGCAAGACCGGCGGGATCCTCGCCGAGCGGGTCGCGGACGGCGTGGTCATCGGCATCGGGCTCAACGTCACGCTGACGGAGGACGAGCTGCCGGTACCGACCGCGGGGTCGCTGGCGCTGGCCAAGGCCTCCGTGACCGACCGGGACCCGCTGCTGCGGGCCGTCCTGCGGTCCCTGGAGGAGTGGTACGGGAGGTGGCGCGCGGCCGCCGGCGACCCCGCGGCCAGCGGTCTCCAGGAGACCTACGCGGCGGGCTGCGCGACTCTGGGCCGGCACGTCCGCGCGGAGCTGCCCGGCGGGCGCATCCTCACCGGAACGGCCGAAGCGGTGGACACCGATGGCCGCCTCGTGATCCGTACGGCCGAGGGACAGCACGAGGCGGTGGGCGCGGGCGACGTCGTCCACCTGCGTTCCGTGCACTGACGCGGGAGCGGGCGCCGCACCCGGCACCCGGGTGCGGCGCCGCCCGGGGCCCGGCCGCGGGCCGCGCGCCGCGGTCGCGGGCGGGCCGGAAGCGGGGAGGGGGAGTGAGCTACGGCACACCTGCCGTATGGTTTAGGCGATCCCGGTGCTCGTGGTGATCAACCGGTTCGCAGGGCAGTGCGCACGGAATGGACAGGAGGCGGCCCTTGACCGTCGACGACCCTACGTCCAGCGCGTCCGCGGCCCCCGGCGGCGGCTCCGCCTCCGGCCCGGGTACCCCGATCGGCCGCGACCAGCACACTCCGCACCACGAGGTCGATCACACGGCCCAGCCGACGGCGGATCCGCTCGCCATCCGGCTGGAGCAGCTGATCCTCGGTGCCGAGCGCCGCTACACCCCGTTCCAGGCGGCCCGGAGCGCGGGCGTGTCCATGGAGCTGGCCTCGCGCTTCTGGCGGGCCATGGGCTTCGCCGACATCGGGCAGGCCCGGGCGCTGACCGAGGCCGACGTGCTGGCCCTGCGCCGGCTGGCCGGTCTGGTGGAGGCCGGGCTGCTGTCCGAGCCGATGGCCGTACAGGTGGCGCGGTCCACCGGGCAGACGACCGCCCGGCTGGCCGAATGGCAGATCGACTCGTTCCTGGAGGGGCTGACGGAGCCGCCGGAGCCGGGCATGACCCGTACGGAGGTCACGTACCCGCTGGTGGAGCTGCTGCTGCCCGAGCTGGAGGAGTTCCTCGTCTACGTGTGGCGGCGCCAGCTGGCGGCCGCGACCGGGCGCGTGGTGCAGGTGGCCGACGACGACGAGATGGTCGACCGGCGGCTCGCGGTGGGCTTCGCCGACCTGGTGGGCTTCACGCGCCTGACGCGGCGGCTGGAGGAGGAGGAGCTCGGCGAGCTGGTCGAGTCCTTCGAGACGACCGCGGCGGACCTGGTGGCCGCGCACGGCGGCCGGCTGATCAAGACCCTCGGTGACGAGGTGCTGTACTGCGCCGACGACGCGGCCACGGCGGCGGAGATCGCGCTGCGGCTCATCGAGACCATGGAGCTCGACGCGCAGATGCCCGAGCTGCGGGTCGGGATCGCCTTCGGCACGGTGACCACCCGGATGGGCGATGTCTTCGGCACCACGGTGAACCTGGCCAGCCGGCTGACGTCGATAGCCCCCAAGGACGCGGTCCTGGTGGACGGGGCGATGGCCGAGGAGCTCTCCCGGACCGGGGCGGCCCCGGTGTCGGAGAAGGAGGCGGAGACGTCGCCCGACGAGGGTGCGTCCTACCGCTTCGCGCTGCAGCCGATGTGGCAGCGGCCGGTGCGCGGGCTCGGCGTCGTGGAGCCCTGGTCGCTGACGCGGCGGAAGCGGGCGGGCG is drawn from Streptomyces sp. NBC_01232 and contains these coding sequences:
- a CDS encoding biotin--[acetyl-CoA-carboxylase] ligase gives rise to the protein MTPSDASAGASSGRWSSLDRPPLNAAALTRALVTGDGLWTSLEVVASTGSTNTDLATRAAQLPEGAVFVAEEQSAGRGRLDRSWVAPARSGLFFSVLFKPGDAVPQERWGWLTLLAGVATATGLSRAAGVDTALKWPNDLLVSVEGEERKTGGILAERVADGVVIGIGLNVTLTEDELPVPTAGSLALAKASVTDRDPLLRAVLRSLEEWYGRWRAAAGDPAASGLQETYAAGCATLGRHVRAELPGGRILTGTAEAVDTDGRLVIRTAEGQHEAVGAGDVVHLRSVH
- a CDS encoding adenylate/guanylate cyclase domain-containing protein produces the protein MTVDDPTSSASAAPGGGSASGPGTPIGRDQHTPHHEVDHTAQPTADPLAIRLEQLILGAERRYTPFQAARSAGVSMELASRFWRAMGFADIGQARALTEADVLALRRLAGLVEAGLLSEPMAVQVARSTGQTTARLAEWQIDSFLEGLTEPPEPGMTRTEVTYPLVELLLPELEEFLVYVWRRQLAAATGRVVQVADDDEMVDRRLAVGFADLVGFTRLTRRLEEEELGELVESFETTAADLVAAHGGRLIKTLGDEVLYCADDAATAAEIALRLIETMELDAQMPELRVGIAFGTVTTRMGDVFGTTVNLASRLTSIAPKDAVLVDGAMAEELSRTGAAPVSEKEAETSPDEGASYRFALQPMWQRPVRGLGVVEPWSLTRRKRAGAG